The Neisseria yangbaofengii genome contains a region encoding:
- the recG gene encoding ATP-dependent DNA helicase RecG — protein sequence MMTPETQKQLKVNDTTAKKLDKLHLHSAWDLALHLPLRYEDETHIIPIADAAAGVPCQVEGEVLHQEVTFKPRRQLVVQIADGSGSVLYLRFIHFYAGHQKQMAVGKRIRAVGEIKRGFYGDEMIHPKIRDADGTGLAESLTPIYPTVNGLNQPTLRRIVQTALDSIPLHDTLPDDLLGRMKLPNLAESLRLLHSPPPSFTIRRLSDGTLPAWQRLKFDELLAQQLSMRLARQKRVSGAAAPLNGNGSLVQKLLDSLPFALTRAQQRVAGEIKQDLTQTFPMHRLLQGDVGSGKTIVAALSALTAIEAGAQVAVMAPTEILAEQHFIKFKQWFEPLGLTVAWLSGSRRKKEKDSNKTAISDGLAQIAVGTHALFQDDVVFHNLGLVIVDEQHRFGVAQRLALKNKGNDVHQLMMSATPIPRTLAMSFFADLDVSVIDELPPNRTPIKTRLVNSVRRAEVEGLVLGTCQKGQQAYWVCPLIEESETLQLQTAVDTLAELQTALPELNIGLVHGRMKPAEKAEVMAGFIAGRLNVLVATTVIEVGVDVPNASLMVIEHAERMGLAQLHQLRGRVGRGAAASTCVLLFTEPLSELAKARLKVIYEHTDGFEIARQDLNIRGPGEFLGARQSGVPMLRFANLEEDLHLLEQAREIAPKLIAERPDIVRAHLDRWLGSREGYLGV from the coding sequence ATGATGACACCCGAAACCCAAAAACAGCTCAAAGTCAACGATACTACCGCCAAAAAGCTCGACAAGCTTCATCTGCATAGCGCATGGGATTTGGCGCTGCACCTGCCTTTGCGCTATGAAGACGAAACCCACATCATACCGATTGCCGATGCGGCGGCGGGCGTGCCGTGTCAGGTGGAGGGGGAAGTGTTGCATCAGGAAGTCACCTTCAAGCCGCGTAGGCAGTTGGTGGTGCAGATTGCCGATGGTTCCGGCAGTGTCTTGTATTTGCGCTTCATCCATTTTTACGCCGGCCACCAAAAGCAGATGGCGGTGGGTAAACGCATTCGAGCGGTGGGCGAAATCAAGCGCGGGTTTTACGGCGATGAGATGATTCACCCGAAAATCCGCGATGCCGACGGCACCGGTTTGGCCGAAAGCCTCACGCCGATTTATCCGACTGTGAACGGCTTAAACCAGCCGACCCTGCGCCGTATCGTTCAGACGGCCTTAGACAGCATTCCCTTGCACGATACCTTGCCCGATGATTTATTAGGCCGTATGAAACTGCCGAACTTGGCCGAAAGCCTGCGCCTGCTGCACTCGCCGCCGCCGAGTTTCACCATCCGCCGGCTTTCGGACGGCACCTTGCCCGCGTGGCAGCGGCTGAAATTTGATGAACTGTTGGCGCAGCAATTGTCCATGCGTTTGGCACGGCAAAAGCGTGTCAGCGGCGCGGCGGCACCGTTAAACGGCAACGGCAGCTTGGTGCAAAAGCTGCTCGATTCGCTGCCGTTTGCTCTGACCCGGGCGCAACAGCGTGTGGCGGGAGAAATCAAGCAAGATTTAACGCAAACCTTTCCTATGCACCGCCTGCTGCAAGGTGATGTCGGCAGCGGTAAAACCATTGTCGCCGCATTGTCCGCACTCACCGCCATCGAGGCCGGCGCACAAGTAGCGGTGATGGCACCGACCGAAATTTTGGCCGAACAACACTTTATTAAGTTCAAGCAATGGTTTGAGCCGCTGGGTTTGACCGTAGCTTGGCTTTCCGGCAGCCGGCGCAAAAAAGAAAAAGACAGCAACAAAACCGCCATTTCAGACGGCCTTGCCCAAATCGCCGTCGGCACACATGCGCTGTTTCAAGACGATGTCGTTTTCCACAATCTCGGCTTGGTGATTGTCGATGAACAACACCGCTTCGGCGTGGCGCAACGTTTGGCCTTAAAAAACAAAGGCAACGACGTGCATCAACTGATGATGTCGGCTACCCCGATTCCGCGCACGCTGGCGATGAGTTTTTTCGCTGATTTGGACGTGTCGGTCATCGACGAATTGCCGCCCAACCGCACGCCGATTAAAACGCGGCTGGTGAATAGTGTACGCCGCGCCGAAGTCGAAGGGCTGGTGTTGGGTACTTGTCAAAAAGGGCAGCAGGCGTATTGGGTGTGTCCGCTGATTGAAGAGAGCGAAACGCTGCAACTGCAAACCGCCGTCGATACTCTGGCCGAGCTTCAGACGGCCTTACCCGAACTCAATATCGGCTTGGTTCACGGCCGCATGAAACCCGCCGAAAAAGCCGAAGTGATGGCCGGATTTATCGCAGGCCGTCTGAATGTGTTGGTGGCGACGACCGTGATTGAAGTCGGCGTCGATGTGCCCAATGCCAGCCTGATGGTGATTGAACACGCCGAACGCATGGGCTTGGCGCAACTGCATCAATTACGCGGCCGTGTCGGACGGGGTGCCGCCGCCAGCACCTGCGTGCTGCTGTTTACCGAGCCTTTGAGCGAACTGGCCAAAGCACGCCTGAAAGTGATTTACGAACACACCGACGGCTTCGAAATTGCCCGTCAAGACTTGAATATCCGCGGCCCCGGCGAATTTTTAGGCGCACGCCAAAGCGGCGTACCCATGTTGCGGTTTGCCAATCTGG
- the secB gene encoding protein-export chaperone SecB, translated as MAEELQPVFSIERLYVKDLSLEVPNAPQIFLEQGDPEVDMRVSTASQKLEEGIYAVDVTVTVTAKLNEERTMFLNEVTQSGIFRLENIPEEDTQLLLGVACPNILFPYAREAISSTVTRAGFPPVLLAPINFEAMYQQQQEGNA; from the coding sequence ATGGCAGAAGAATTGCAACCTGTATTCAGCATTGAGCGTTTGTATGTAAAAGATTTGTCTTTGGAAGTGCCTAACGCACCACAAATCTTCTTGGAGCAAGGCGACCCTGAAGTCGATATGCGCGTGTCAACCGCCAGCCAAAAACTGGAGGAGGGCATCTACGCTGTTGATGTTACCGTGACCGTGACCGCCAAACTGAACGAAGAGCGCACCATGTTCCTGAACGAAGTGACCCAAAGCGGTATTTTCCGTTTGGAAAACATTCCGGAAGAAGATACCCAATTGCTGTTGGGCGTGGCTTGTCCGAACATCTTGTTCCCATACGCACGCGAAGCGATTTCTTCAACCGTAACCCGTGCCGGCTTCCCACCGGTATTGTTGGCACCGATCAACTTTGAAGCGATGTACCAACAACAGCAGGAAGGCAATGCTTAA
- the rng gene encoding ribonuclease G, with protein MLAGIPIPKDTIRPPETVLVNITPQETRVAVLEENNICELHIERNTGHSLVGNIYLGVVRRVLPGMQSAFIDIGLERAAFLHIVDVLEQRRNPDEAQRIEHMLFEGQTILVQVIKDPINTKGARLSTQISLAGRFLVHLPQEEHIGISQRIEDDADRTILRERLLNLLPESACHGYIIRTNAENATDGQLQADIHYLTKVWEHIQQQSKTQPPETLLYQDLSLNLRVLRDMFSLDTQKILVDSTENFRRMNEFAQLYVQGAVDKLELFKGDRPLFETHNIEQEISRSLQPRVNLNFGSYLIIESTEAMTTIDVNTGGFVGARNFDETIFRTNLEACHTIARELRLRNLGGIIIIDFIDMAKEEHREAVLQELAKALSFDRTRVTLNGFTSLGLVELTRKRSRENLNQILCEPCPSCQGRGRLKTPQTVCYEIQREIVREARRFDAKEFRILAAPNVIDLFLDEESQSLAMLIDFIGKPISLAVETAYTQEQYDIVLI; from the coding sequence ATGTTAGCAGGTATTCCGATTCCTAAGGACACCATTCGTCCGCCAGAAACCGTTTTGGTCAACATCACGCCGCAGGAAACGCGCGTGGCGGTTTTGGAAGAAAACAACATTTGCGAGCTGCATATCGAGCGTAACACCGGCCACAGCTTGGTCGGCAACATCTATTTGGGCGTAGTGCGCCGTGTCTTGCCCGGCATGCAAAGCGCGTTTATCGACATCGGCTTGGAACGCGCGGCCTTTCTGCATATCGTCGATGTGTTGGAACAGCGCCGCAATCCCGATGAAGCACAGCGCATCGAGCATATGCTGTTTGAAGGACAAACCATTTTGGTGCAGGTCATCAAAGACCCGATCAACACCAAAGGCGCGCGCCTTTCCACGCAGATTTCGCTGGCCGGCCGTTTCTTGGTGCATCTGCCGCAGGAAGAACACATCGGCATTTCGCAGCGTATTGAAGATGATGCCGATCGCACTATTCTGCGCGAGCGTCTGCTGAATTTGCTGCCCGAGAGCGCATGCCACGGCTACATTATCCGCACCAATGCGGAAAATGCCACCGACGGGCAATTGCAGGCCGACATTCATTACCTGACCAAAGTGTGGGAACATATTCAGCAACAATCGAAAACCCAGCCACCCGAAACCCTGCTTTACCAAGATTTGTCGCTCAACTTGCGCGTGTTGCGCGATATGTTCAGCTTGGACACGCAAAAAATCCTGGTCGATTCCACCGAGAATTTCCGCCGCATGAACGAGTTCGCGCAATTGTATGTGCAAGGTGCGGTGGACAAATTGGAATTGTTCAAGGGTGACCGCCCGCTGTTTGAAACCCACAACATCGAGCAGGAAATCAGCCGCTCGCTGCAACCGCGCGTGAATCTGAATTTCGGCAGCTATCTGATTATCGAATCGACCGAAGCGATGACCACCATCGACGTAAACACCGGCGGCTTTGTCGGCGCGCGCAATTTCGATGAAACCATCTTCCGCACCAACCTCGAAGCCTGCCACACCATTGCCCGCGAGCTGCGCCTGCGCAATTTGGGCGGTATCATCATCATCGACTTCATCGATATGGCTAAAGAAGAACACCGCGAAGCCGTGTTGCAGGAATTGGCCAAAGCCTTGAGTTTCGACCGCACCCGCGTCACCCTCAACGGCTTTACCAGCTTAGGCTTGGTCGAACTCACACGCAAACGCTCGCGCGAAAACTTAAATCAAATCTTGTGTGAACCCTGCCCTTCCTGCCAAGGCAGAGGCCGTCTGAAAACACCGCAAACCGTATGCTACGAAATCCAGCGTGAAATCGTACGTGAAGCGCGCCGCTTCGATGCCAAAGAATTCCGCATTCTCGCCGCGCCGAATGTGATTGATTTGTTTCTCGACGAAGAATCGCAATCGCTGGCCATGCTGATTGACTTTATCGGCAAACCGATTTCTCTGGCGGTGGAAACAGCTTATACGCAAGAGCAGTATGATATTGTTTTAATTTAA
- a CDS encoding TerC family protein — translation MDLSWLADPHTWIGFATLLVLEVVLGIDNLVFVAILANKVKPVLRDKARITGLGLAVVIRVIMLAFMAHIITLTEPMFHVAGWPVSGKDMIMLAGGLFLLYKATTELHERLEGHNHFAIAETQKKHAAFGAVVVQILVLDAVFSIDSVITAVAMVDHIVVAMAAVVVAMTVMIIASKPLTEFVDRHPTVVMLCLGFLLMIGFSLIAEAFHFHIPKGYLYAAIGFSILIEVFNQVSQKNSRKNDYISSSWRKRTAENVLGMMGIRETILAKNGDEAEDNGHFEENEKSMIRSVLTLAERPIQGVMIPRREIERLDISQSKEEQREQLQNTPYSRLLVVGKAGVDEPLGYINKKDLLAQLLQGGELNIQTALRQPLILPETTTALDAIELFRQSSADYALVVDEFGAVLGMVTMKDMLETIAGEFPEEFEREEEPMMQANADESLTVDGALEYVDLAPQLGLPPQDEDVDYHTVAGLIMEELESLPNVGDFADFHGWRFEVIEKEGQRIDRVKITRLPEEE, via the coding sequence ATGGATCTCAGTTGGTTAGCCGATCCGCATACTTGGATAGGCTTTGCAACGCTTTTGGTGCTCGAAGTAGTTTTGGGCATTGATAACCTTGTGTTCGTAGCGATTTTGGCCAATAAGGTCAAACCGGTGCTGCGCGATAAGGCACGGATTACCGGCTTAGGTTTGGCTGTGGTGATACGCGTTATTATGCTGGCTTTTATGGCGCATATCATTACCCTGACCGAGCCGATGTTTCACGTTGCCGGCTGGCCGGTGTCGGGTAAGGACATGATTATGCTCGCCGGCGGCCTGTTTTTGCTTTATAAGGCGACCACCGAATTGCACGAGCGTTTGGAAGGCCACAACCATTTTGCCATTGCCGAAACACAAAAGAAACACGCCGCTTTTGGTGCGGTAGTAGTACAAATTTTGGTGCTGGATGCGGTGTTTTCCATTGACTCGGTGATTACCGCCGTAGCCATGGTGGATCACATTGTGGTGGCAATGGCGGCTGTAGTCGTGGCCATGACCGTGATGATTATCGCCAGCAAACCGCTGACAGAATTTGTTGATAGACACCCGACCGTGGTCATGCTCTGCTTGGGCTTTCTGTTGATGATTGGTTTTAGCCTGATTGCCGAAGCATTTCATTTCCATATTCCTAAAGGCTATCTGTATGCCGCCATCGGCTTCTCGATTCTGATTGAAGTGTTCAACCAAGTTTCGCAGAAAAACAGCCGTAAAAACGACTACATCAGCAGTTCATGGCGCAAACGCACGGCGGAAAATGTGTTGGGCATGATGGGTATCCGCGAAACCATTTTGGCGAAAAATGGCGATGAAGCAGAGGATAACGGCCACTTTGAAGAAAACGAAAAATCCATGATTCGCAGCGTGTTGACGCTGGCCGAACGTCCGATTCAAGGCGTGATGATTCCGCGCCGCGAAATCGAGCGCTTGGATATTTCGCAAAGCAAAGAAGAACAGCGCGAGCAACTGCAAAACACCCCATACAGCCGTTTGCTGGTGGTGGGTAAAGCCGGTGTAGATGAGCCTTTGGGTTACATCAATAAAAAAGATTTGCTGGCACAATTATTGCAAGGCGGCGAACTGAATATTCAGACGGCCTTACGCCAGCCCTTGATTTTGCCGGAAACCACGACCGCATTGGATGCAATTGAATTATTCCGCCAAAGTAGTGCCGATTACGCTTTGGTGGTTGATGAATTCGGTGCGGTATTGGGCATGGTGACGATGAAAGACATGCTGGAAACTATTGCCGGTGAGTTTCCTGAGGAATTTGAGCGTGAAGAAGAGCCGATGATGCAGGCCAATGCCGACGAAAGCCTGACAGTGGACGGTGCGTTGGAATATGTCGATTTGGCACCACAGCTGGGCTTACCGCCGCAAGATGAAGATGTGGATTATCACACCGTCGCTGGTCTGATTATGGAAGAACTGGAAAGCCTGCCGAATGTCGGTGATTTTGCCGATTTCCATGGCTGGCGTTTTGAAGTGATTGAAAAAGAAGGCCAGCGCATCGATCGTGTGAAAATTACCCGATTGCCGGAAGAAGAGTAA
- the grxC gene encoding glutaredoxin 3 — protein MQPVTMYTGAFCPYCTMAKKLLAAVGVTEIKEIRVDKNPADFDEMQQLSGQRSIPQIFIGDTHVGGFTDLYRLQQQGELIGLLNP, from the coding sequence ATGCAACCCGTAACCATGTACACCGGCGCGTTTTGCCCGTATTGCACCATGGCAAAAAAGCTTTTAGCCGCCGTGGGTGTGACTGAAATCAAAGAAATCCGCGTGGATAAAAATCCGGCTGATTTTGATGAAATGCAACAATTGAGCGGTCAGCGCAGTATTCCGCAAATTTTTATCGGCGATACCCATGTCGGCGGTTTTACCGATTTATATCGTTTGCAACAGCAAGGCGAATTAATTGGATTACTCAATCCATAA